One genomic window of Actinoplanes lobatus includes the following:
- a CDS encoding ABC transporter ATP-binding protein — MDGRVLEAAVSIPPDEDTVIAFDRVNVVRGGNFLIRDLSWQVELDERWVVLGPNGAGKTTLLNLASARMHPTRGNAYVLGEKLGRTDVTELRTRVGITTGRFADQVPPSERVLDVVVTAAWSVVGRWRESYDPQDEARARELLEQLGIAAFADREFGTLSEGERKRTQIARALMTDPELMLLDEPTAGLDLGGRETLIGHLTELALDPDAPAMVLVTHHVEEIPPGFTHGLLLREGTVVASGLLGEVMTAENLTKTFGLPLIVDRFGDRYTARAG, encoded by the coding sequence TTGGATGGACGCGTGCTGGAGGCTGCCGTATCCATTCCGCCCGACGAGGACACCGTCATCGCCTTCGACCGCGTCAACGTGGTGCGCGGCGGAAACTTCCTGATCCGCGACCTGTCCTGGCAGGTCGAGCTGGACGAGCGGTGGGTGGTGCTGGGCCCGAACGGTGCGGGCAAGACCACCCTGCTCAACCTGGCGTCCGCCCGGATGCACCCGACCCGCGGCAACGCGTACGTGCTGGGCGAGAAGCTCGGGCGTACCGACGTGACCGAGCTGCGGACCCGGGTGGGCATCACCACCGGCCGGTTCGCCGACCAGGTGCCGCCCTCCGAGCGGGTGCTCGACGTGGTGGTCACCGCCGCCTGGTCGGTGGTCGGCCGCTGGCGGGAGAGCTACGACCCGCAGGACGAGGCCCGTGCCCGGGAGCTGCTCGAACAGCTGGGCATCGCGGCGTTCGCCGACCGTGAGTTCGGCACCCTGTCCGAGGGCGAGCGCAAGCGCACCCAGATCGCCCGGGCGCTGATGACCGACCCCGAGCTGATGCTGCTCGACGAGCCGACCGCCGGGCTCGACCTGGGCGGCCGGGAGACGCTGATCGGCCACCTCACCGAGCTGGCCCTGGACCCGGACGCCCCGGCCATGGTGCTGGTCACCCACCACGTCGAGGAGATCCCGCCGGGCTTCACCCACGGCCTGCTGCTGCGCGAGGGCACCGTGGTCGCGTCCGGCCTGCTCGGCGAGGTGATGACCGCGGAGAACCTGACGAAGACCTTCGGTCTGCCGCTGATCGTCGACCGGTTCGGAGACCGCTACACCGCCCGGGCCGGCTAG